The following coding sequences lie in one Lolium perenne isolate Kyuss_39 chromosome 2, Kyuss_2.0, whole genome shotgun sequence genomic window:
- the LOC127333232 gene encoding cysteine-rich receptor-like protein kinase 6 has protein sequence MASHHRGRGHLPSYLVPAAALLLVFILTPLSAGDPLGHFCSNSANFTANSTYQANIRLLHATLPKNASSSPNLFATGTVGTLPDIVYALALCRGDTSAANCSECISTAFQDAQQLCPYNKDATIYYEPCALRFSNQNFLSSTDGGSGSTLILTSSRNASAPAKVFDAAVGALIHAIADYAAANSSRRFGTGQEGFGNFDKINPKIYGLAQCTPDMAPADCRACLQGIIAMMPSYFSGKSGGRVIRLRCNYRYEQYPFFNGPSLLQLPEPSPALAPAPASVTPLPARGDSKRNGAARILAITQSIVAAILASVVVCLCLRRKKSKPVQKASVSYPNNPEDTQSIDSLMLDLSALRAATDNFDESNKLGEGGFGMVYKGILPSDEQIAVKRLSQSSRQGIEELKNELVLVAKLQHKNLMRLVGVCLEENEKLLVYEYMPNKSLDTILFDPERRSQLDWGKRFRIVNGIARGLQYLHEDSQLKIIHRDLKASNVLLDSEFIPKISDFGLARLFDSDQSQDVTNLVAGTYGYMAPEYAMRGTYSIKSDVFSFGVLILEIVTGRRNTVAFDSDKSADLLSLVWEHWTKGTIVEIMDLSTTSHSPGDQMLKCIQIGLLCVQEDPADRPLMSVVTVMLSSNTVSLEAPSRPAFCIQK, from the exons ATGGCCTCGCACCACCGCGGGCGCGGCCACCTTCCCTCCTACCTCGTCCCCGCCGCggccctcctcctcgtcttcATCCTCACACCTCTATCAGCCGGCGATCCTCTCGGCCATTTCTGCAGCAACAGTGCCAACTTCACCGCCAACAGCACCTACCAGGCCAACATCCGGCTCCTCCACGCCACTCTCCCCAAGAACGCCTCCTCCTCACCGAATCTATTCGCCACCGGCACCGTCGGCACCCTTCCGGACATCGTCTACGCGCTCGCTCTCTGCCGCGGTGACACGAGCGCAGCCAACTGCAGCGAATGCATCTCCACCGCCTTCCAGGACGCGCAGCAGCTCTGCCCGTACAACAAGGACGCCACCATCTACTACGAACCCTGCGCGCTCCGCTTCTCCAACCAGAACTTCCTATCCTCCAccgacggcggcagcggcagcacccTCATCCTCACGAGCAGTCGGAACGCATCCGCGCCAGCCAAGGTGTTCGACGCCGCGGTTGGCGCCCTCATACACGCCATCGCCGACTACGCGGCCGCGAACTCATCCAGGCGGTTCGGCACAGGACAGGAGGGCTTCGGGAACTTCGACAAGATAAACCCAAAGATCTACGGGCTGGCGCAGTGCACGCCGGACATGGCCCCGGCCGATTGCCGGGCCTGCCTCCAGGGTATCATCGCGATGATGCCAAGCTATTTCAGCGGCAAGTCGGGTGGCCGGGTTATAAGATTGCGGTGCAATTACAGGTATGAGCAGTATCCTTTCTTCAACGGGCCTTCGCTGCTGCAGCTCCCCGAGCCATCCCCAGCTTTAGCACCAGCACCAGCGAGCGTAACGCCACTGCCGGCCAGAGGAG ATAGCAAAAGGAATGGAGCCGCTAGAATTTTAGCCATTACACAGTCGATAGTCGCTGCAATACTGGCTTCTGTTGTAGTTTGCCTTTGTCTGCGGAGGAAAAAGAGCAAACCGGTACAAAAGGCATCAGTATCAT ACCCAAACAATCCGGAGGACACACAGAGTATTGATTCACTCATGCTCGATCTCTCAGCTCTACGAGCCGCGACAGATAATTTTGATGAAAGCAATAAACTCGGTGAAGGAGGGTTTGGAATGGTTTATAAG GGAATCCTTCCCAGCGATGAACAAATAGCAGTTAAAAGGCTCTCACAAAGTTCTCGGCAAGGGATAGAGGAGCTTAAAAATGAGCTTGTTTTGGTTGCTAAGCTTCAACACAAGAATTTAATGAGACTTGTTGGTGTTTGCTTggaagaaaatgaaaaattacTTGTGTATGAATACATGCCCAACAAAAGCCTCGACACCATTCTTTTCG ATCCTGAGAGGAGAAGTCAGCTAGACTGGGGGAAGAGATTTAGGATAGTCAATGGGATTGCTAGAGGCTTACAATATCTTCATGAAGATTCTCAGCTGAAGATAATTCACCGGGACCTCAAAGCAAGCAATGTTCTGTTAGATTCAGAATTTATTCCTAAGATTTCAGATTTTGGTTTAGCAAGGCTCTTTGACAGTGATCAATCACAAGATGTCACCAACCTTGTCGCCGGAACCTA TGGATACATGGCCCCTGAGTATGCTATGCGGGGGACTTACTCTATCAAGTCCGATGTGTTCAGCTTCGGCGTGTTGATTTTGGAAATCGTCACAGGAAGAAGAAACACTGTCGCATTTGACTCCGATAAATCTGCAGATCTCTTAAGTTTG GTATGGGAGCACTGGACAAAGGGAACAATTGTAGAGATCATGGATTTGTCCACGACTAGCCATTCTCCTGGAGACCAGATGCTGAAGTGCATTCAAATTGGACTTCTATGTGTTCAAGAAGACCCCGCAGATAGACCATTGATGTCAGTGGTGACTGTCATGCTTAGCAGCAACACTGTGTCTCTCGAAGCTCCGTCTAGGCCAGCTTTCTGCATCCAAAAGTGA